The Prunus persica cultivar Lovell chromosome G7, Prunus_persica_NCBIv2, whole genome shotgun sequence genome has a segment encoding these proteins:
- the LOC109950318 gene encoding uncharacterized protein LOC109950318 — protein sequence MQTNDCKDSDDKALSPCAFQQPMVAPKHMQDGSVAVTEQLETIDLSDDPAVQRPISISIHLTKEEKEVLVPLLKEFRDVFAWSYEEMPGLDPNLVSHTLNIELGTKPVVQPRRNFHPEVEKQIKVEIEKLLAAGFIKPIKHPTWLANIVPVKKKTGVIRICTDYRDLNRACPKDEFPLPNMDILIDSTSGQGMLSFMDGFSGYNQIKMSPKDAEKTAFRTPYGNFYYTVMPFGLKNAGATYQRAMTAVFHDMMGKEVEDYVDDLVVKSKTRLGHHEVLRKVLERCRLYGLKMNPKKCAFGVSSGKFLGFQVHQRGIDVDPEKTRALKSLSPPRNPKELKSFMGRLSYIRRFIPGLAAMMSIFTHLLKKGQSYIWSKEYQEAYQQVQQLIARLPTMRAPIPGLPLKLYLAATNTAVGALLAQDSHEGEESPIYYVSRQLKGAETRYPKTELLCLALVYAAQRLRHYFLAHELQLVVKSDPVRYLLTRPVLSGCLARWLLQLSEFDIVCTTPKSIRGQAVIDMLALFPEVEESTLSEEVLGELPEVVATVVEEASWTLYFDGSSTTNGGGAGVVIINPEGQATALSFKLDFPCTNNVAEYEAFIIGLSTAREMGAERVKVIGDSNLVLSQLQGSFAVKEATLAPYRTAAERLINSFKQVVMEHIPGVTNRYADALATLGSKLSYVQEQPNITVVRRETPVVEAMVQEELLEEDDWRKPLRKEFSGESSIKDLKDYVLIFGELYRRLPGGVLTRCVGMVEARRRLQEVHDATCSLEPVTSLYRRLQRKGYYWPEMRKQAADVQANCPKCSTVPTTEEAFTVSLAEDWRAPYLAFFVEGALPTNSKLAYKLKKTVKRYFMDRATLYRKGFNGEPLRCLERSEAHQVMQEIHAGECGEHQGMKRLYRQLLSFGYYWPTMKKDAHDFVKKCHTCQVHANLSHKPPTLLQDMRTPWPFHTWGLDLIGTIHPPSDGYIWILTATEYFTKWVEAIPLRKATGAAVSNFIREHIVCRFGIPYKMVTDNGTPFVNKQVSSTLNGYGIKHRRSTPYYPQGNGQAEATNKTILRILSKMVYEYKGNWSIHLPDALWAYRTSPRGATGFSPYSLVYGSDAISPVEITIPTARVSAVNDLEWDAKSCSDWRVLDLEAVDEKRMEAERKMALYHRTTAQAYNRTVKPQAFKQGDLVLKVVEHVKRQISGPSKFAPQWEGPFAVKEVHSSGYYHLISVKEGTLTDPINGKWLKPYYC from the coding sequence ATGCAAACCAACGACTGCAAAGATTCAGATGACAAGGCACTTTCACCTTGTGCCTTCCAGCAGCCAATGGTTGCTCCCAAGCACATGCAAGATGGCTCAGTGGCAGTAACTGAGCAATTGGAGACAATTGACTTAAGTGATGATCCTGCCGTCCAAAGACCCATTTCCATCAGCATCCATTTAACAAAGGAGGAGAAGGAAGTTTTGGTGCCTTTGTTAAAGGAATTTCGAGATGTGTTCGCTTGGAGCTACGAAGAAATGCCCGGCCTTGATCCAAATTTGGTGAGTCACACGTTGAATATTGAGCTGGGTACCAAACCTGTCGTACAGCCCAGAAGGAATTTTCATCCTGAGGTTGAAAAGCAAATCAAGGTGGAAATCGAAAAACTGTTAGCTGCTGGATTCATCAAGCCCATCAAGCACCCCACGTGGCTAGCAAATATCGTTCCCGTGAAAAAGAAGACCGGGGTCATTAGAATATGTACAGACTACCGAGACCTCAATCGAGCTTGCCCAAAAGATGAGTTTCCGCTGCCTAACATGGATATATTGATTGATTCAACCTCGGGTCAAGGCATGCTGTCCTTTATGGATGGATTCAGTGGATACAATCAGATAAAAATGTCGCCCAAGGATGCTGAAAAGACAGCCTTTCGAACGCCGTATGGGAATTTCTATTACACGGTCATGCCATTTGGTCTCAAAAATGCGGGTGCCACCTACCAAAGAGCCATGACGGCAGTGTTTCATGATATGATGGGAAAAGAGGTGGAGGACTATGTGGATGACCTTGTGGTGAAATCTAAAACCAGGCTGGGTCATCATGAGGTTTTAAGGAAGGTGCTGGAAAGGTGCCGGCTATACGGGCTGAAAATGAATCCGAAGAAGTGTGCGTTCGGAGTATCATCAGGTAAATTCTTGGGGTTTCAGGTGCACCAACGCGGCATAGATGTGGATCCCGAAAAGACTAGGGCCCTAAAATCCTTGTCGCCACCAAGGAACCCgaaggaattgaaaagttTCATGGGGAGGCTGTCGTACATTCGACGCTTTATTCCAGGGCTTGCTGCTATGATGAGCATCTTCACCCATTTGCTCAAAAAGGGCCAATCGTACATATGGAGCAAGGAATACCAGGAGGCTTACCAGCAAGTGCAGCAACTGATAGCCAGGCTACCCACAATGAGGGCACCTATCCCGGGACTTCCACTTAAGCTTTACTTAGCTGCGACAAATACCGCGGTTGGAGCTTTGCTTGCCCAGGATAGTCATGAGGGGGAAGAAAGCCCCATTTACTATGTAAGCAGACAATTGAAGGGAGCTGAGACAAGGTACCCGAAGACAGAACTATTATGCCTTGCTCTTGTTTATGCTGCGCAGCGATTGCGACATTACTTTCTTGCTCACGAGCTGCAGCTTGTAGTAAAATCCGACCCTGTGAGATACTTGCTCACAAGACCAGTGCTATCAGGATGCCTTGCACGCTGGTTGCTGCAATTGTCTGAGTTCGATATTGTGTGTACGACCCCGAAGTCTATTAGGGGACAGGCTGTGATTGATATGTTAGCCCTATTCCCCGAAGTAGAGGAGTCTACTCTGTCCGAAGAAGTATTAGGAGAACTGCCGGAAGTAGTTGCCACTGTTGTAGAAGAAGCGTCATGGACCCTCTACTTTGATGGATCCTCTACAACCAACGGTGGAGGAGCAGGGGTAGTGATTATCAATCCTGAAGGGCAGGCCACAGCTCTCTCATTCAAACTAGATTTCCCATGCACAAATAATGTCGCAGAGTATGAAGCTTTTATCATAGGATTGTCTACGGCAAGGGAAATGGGTGCAGAAAGAGTGAAGGTCATTGGAGATTCAAATCTGGTATTGAGCCAATTGCAAGGGAGCTTTGCTGTGAAAGAAGCAACTTTGGCACCCTATCGTACAGCTGCTGAAAGGCTCATTAATTCCTTTAAGCAGGTTGTGATGGAACACATTCCGGGAGTCACTAATAGGTATGCAGATGCTTTGGCTACACTGGGATCAAAACTCTCATACGTGCAGGAGCAGCCTAATATTACTGTGGTAAGGAGAGAGACGCCAGTAGTAGAGGCAATGGTCCAGGAGGAGCTGCTGGAAGAAGATGACTGGAGAAAGCCGTTAAGAAAAGAATTCAGTGGAGAAAGCAGCATTAAGGACTTGAAAGACTATGTGCTCATCTTTGGGGAACTCTATAGACGCCTTCCAGGCGGTGTTTTGACTAGATGCGTGGGAATGGTAGAAGCAAGAAGAAGGTTGCAAGAGGTACACGATGCCACCTGCAGTTTGGAACCAGTGACCAGTTTGTATCGGCGCCTGCAGCGTAAGGGTTATTATTGGCCAGAAATGAGGAAACAAGCAGCCGATGTTCAGGCTAATTGTCCCAAATGTTCTACGGTACCCACTACCGAGGAGGCTTTTACTGTGTCACTGGCGGAAGATTGGAGGGCCCCATATCTAGCATTTTTCGTTGAAGGAGCTCTGCCAACCAATTCCAAGCTCGCTTATAAGCTCAAGAAGACGGTAAAAAGATATTTCATGGATAGAGCGACTCTTTACAGGAAGGGATTTAATGGTGAACCACTACGATGCTTGGAAAGGTCGGAGGCTCATCAAGTCATGCAGGAGATACATGCTGGAGAATGTGGAGAACATCAAGGGATGAAGAGGCTTTATCGGCAGCTGCTGAGTTTCGGATACTATTGGCCTACTATGAAGAAAGATGCACATGACTTTGTTAAGAAATGTCACACATGCCAGGTCCATGCTAATTTAAGCCATAAACCTCCAACACTGTTACAGGATATGCGCACCCCTTGGCCTTTTCATACATGGGGGCTTGATTTGATTGGGACAATCCATCCTCCTTCCGACGGTTACATATGGATCCTTACAGCTACAGAATATTTCACGAAATGGGTCGAGGCAATTCCTCTTCGAAAAGCCACAGGGGCTGCTGTCTCGAATTTCATTCGAGAACACATCGTGTGCAGATTTGGAATTCCATACAAAATGGTTACCGATAATGGCACGCCTTTTGTCAACAAACAGGTAAGCTCGACACTCAATGGTTACGGTATCAAGCATCGTCGCTCCACACCTTACTACCCACAAGGAAATGGTCAAGCAGAGGCTACCAACAAGACAATATTGAGAATTTTGAGCAAGATGGTATATGAGTATAAGGGGAATTGGAGCATTCATCTGCCGGACGCTTTGTGGGCTTACCGTACCTCACCAAGGGGTGCTACCGGTTTTTCGCCTTACTCACTCGTATATGGGTCTGATGCCATCTCACCTGTGGAAATCACCATCCCCACGGCTAGAGTGTCGGCTGTCAATGATCTTGAATGGGATGCAAAATCATGCTCGGATTGGCGTGTGTTAGACCTCGAAGCAGTGGATGAAAAGAGGATGGAAGCCGAAAGGAAAATGGCACTTTATCACAGGACTACTGCCCAAGCATACAACAGGACCGTTAAGCCTCAAGCTTTCAAGCAAGGAGATCTCGTGCTAAAAGTTGTCGAGCATGTGAAAAGACAGATATCGGGACCTTCCAAGTTTGCCCCGCAATGGGAGGGTCCATTCGCAGTCAAAGAAGTACACAGCAGTGGCTATTACCACTTGATCTCTGTCAAGGAAGGCACGCTAACGGATCCcatcaat